The Kineothrix sp. MB12-C1 genome includes a window with the following:
- a CDS encoding metal-dependent transcriptional regulator has protein sequence MHINESAENYLETILILSKSHPVVRSVDIAEELGFKKSSVSVAMKNLREKEYITVTSEGFINLTESGRKIADIIYERHELLSSWLVDLGVDKTTAADDACRIEHVISTESFEAIKEYIKKDH, from the coding sequence ATGCATATAAACGAATCAGCCGAAAACTATCTGGAAACTATTTTAATACTCAGTAAATCTCATCCCGTGGTACGTTCCGTCGATATTGCCGAAGAATTGGGGTTTAAGAAGTCGAGCGTCAGTGTGGCGATGAAAAATTTGCGCGAAAAAGAGTATATTACTGTGACATCCGAAGGATTTATTAATTTAACGGAATCCGGACGCAAAATTGCGGATATTATTTACGAAAGGCACGAACTTCTCTCCTCCTGGCTCGTGGATCTTGGAGTTGATAAGACTACTGCCGCCGATGACGCCTGCCGTATCGAGCATGTAATTAGCACCGAAAGTTTCGAAGCGATCAAAGAATACATAAAAAAGGATCATTAA